The Myxococcales bacterium DNA window CGGCACCGTCGACAACGACGTCACGCTCGAGTACGCGCTGGTGTTCTCGAAGAACATCCCGTCGGTCGCGATCTTCTCCGAGGTCGGCGCCGACCGGGTCGAGCGGTGGGCCCGGCGCCTCGGCTTCACGTCCGAGATCATCGCCGACAAGGCGCTGGCGCTGGGCGCGTCGTGCACGTACCTCGACCAGCTGTCGCGCGCGTTCGCGATCTTCGCCCGCAACGGCCGCTGGATCGACTGGTCGTTCGTGCGCCGGATCCTCGACCGCGACGGCAACGTGATCGAGGACCACACCGTCCACTACGACCCGATGCTGGCGCCGGCCGATCGCCTCGATCGCCTGGCCGCCACCGCCGGCGACCGCGCGCCCCAGGCCATCCCGGCGCGGACCGCGTTCCTGACCTCCAAGCTGCTCGCGCAGATGGTCAGCTACGGCTTCACCAAGACCCTGCGCGCGACCGACCTGCACGCCGCCGGCAAGACCGGCACGTCGAGCGCGACGATGGACACCTCGTTCGTCGCGTACACCCCGCGGTTCGTGACCACGATCTGGCTGGGCGACGACAAGCGCGTCCGCGAGCTGGGCAAGCAGGACGCCGCGTACATGACGGTGGTGCCGATGTGGGCCCGCTACATGTTCGAGGTGACCCGCGACTTCCCCAACCCGACGATCCCGTGGGAGGTGCCCCCCGGCGTCGACCCGAAGGACCGCGGCGACCACACCAAGGGCCGGCGCGGCGGCGCCATGAGCCTGATCTACCGCCACGCCGAGAAGCCGCCGACCGACGGGGTCGACGGCGACGGCGCGCCCCCGCCGCCCCCAGGCCAGCCGCCGGCCTGACCGGGCGAAGCTGGGGACCCGACGCCGGCGCGGTGCGTTGAATGGCCGCAGGTACCTGCCCGTCCATGAGACGCGGCGTCCCCGTCGGCCTCGATGCTAAGCTCCTTCCGCGTGCGCCCGGATCCCGCCAACGACACGCTGGTCGGCACCGTCATCGGTGGCCGCTACCAGCTCTTGCGCCGGATCGGCAAGGGCGGGATGGGCCTCGTCTACGAGGCCGACCACCTCGGCATCGGCAAGCGGGTGGCGGTCAAGGTCCTGCTCGACAAGTACACCGACGACCCCGAGGTCGTGGCCCGGTTCGAGCGCGAGGCCCGCACCGCCAGCTCGATCGGCGACGACCACATCGTCGAGGTCTTCGACGCCGGCACCACCGACGACGGCCGCAGCTACCTGGTCATGGAGCTCCTGATCGGCTCGAGCCTGGCCGACATCGCCGAGGCCACCGGGCCCATGCCGGCGGCGCGCGCGGTCCCGATCGTCCGGCAGGTGCTGCGCGGCCTCGCCGCCGCGCACGCCAAGGGCATCGTCCACCGCGACATGAAGCCCGAGAACGTGTTCCTGATCCAGAAGGCGGACCGGCCCGACTTCGCCAAGATCATGGACTTCGGCATCTCGAAGTTCCTGCAGGACAGCGAGAGCAAGGTGCGGCTGACCGCGACCGGCGCGGTGATCGGCACGCCGGTGTACATGGCGCCCGAGCAGGCGCTCGGCGCCGGCGAGATCGATGGCCGCGTCGATCTGTACGCGGTCGGCGTGATGCTGTACGAGCTCCTGGCCGGCCGGCCGCCGTTCCAGGCGCCGACGTACATCGCGCTGGTCACCCAGCACCTGCACACGCCGCCGCCACCGCTGCAGCTGGCGCGGCCCGATCTGCCGACGCCGCTGGTCGTGGCGGTCCACCGCGCGCTCGAGAAGGATCCAGCGGCGCGGTTCGCGAGCGCGGCCGAGATGGCGGCGGCGATGCCGACCGACGTCGAGCTGGCCAGCCTCGACGCGATCGCGACCCTGACCGGCGGCCGCACGATCCCCGACGCCGACTACACCGCGCCGGGGTCGGCCCGGGGGCGGATCGCCAAGGCCGCGGTGACGCCGGGCGGCGCCGCGGTGCCGACCACGTCGCGGCGCCCGGGCCCGACGGCGCCGCCGCGCACGACCACGCGCCTGCGCCGGTGGCCATGGATGGCGGCGGTGGTCGCGGTGGCCGCGACGATCGGCGCGACCACCGTCGTGATCGCGCTGCGCCCGAGCAAGCGCCCGCCCGCCGCCGCCGGCCCGGCCGCGGCGCCGTCCCCGGTGCTGACCGGCTCGCTCGAGATCGTCTCGGATCCTGCGGGCGCGACGGTCGAGGTCGACGGCGCCGCGCGCGGCGTCACCCCGCTGGTCGTCGCCGGGCTCGCGGCCGGGGTCCACGAGGTCCGCCTGGTCCGCGACGGGTTCGCGCCGGTCGTGATGCGCAAGGCCGTGCGCGAGGGCCGCGACGAGACGTTGTCGGCGGTGATGGCCAAGGCCGAGGCGCCGGCGCCAGCGGATCCCCCTCGCCCCGGCGGACGGCGCGGCGCGCCCGCCGCGGGCGCCGGCAGCGCGCGGCCCCCCGCGAGCGCCGGCAGCGCGGCCAGCCCGGCAGGCAGCGGCAGCGGCAGCGCGACCAGCCCGGCGGGCGCCGGCAGCGGCAGCGCGACCAGCCCGGCGGGCGCCGGCAGCGGCAGCGACGGCGGCTCGGCCACGCCGCGCCCGCGTCCGCCCAAGAACCCCGAGGGCGACCCGCCGCCGCCGGACCGAAAGGGCAACCCATTCGGCTCGTAGCCGCCACCGCGCTCGCGTTGATCGCGAGCGCCGCGGGCCCGGTCCACGCCCAGCCCGACGCCGACGCGCGGGCCCAGGCGGGCGCCGCGTTCAAGCGCGCGGTCGCCGCCGAGGGGCGACGTGACTGGCCGACCGCGCTCGCCGAGTACGAGACCGCGTACCAGCTCTCGCCTCACCCCGACGTCCTCTACAACATCGCGTCGGTCCACGAGCGCACCGGCGCGCTGCGCGCGGCGGCGACGTACTACCAGCGCTACCTCGACGGCAGCCCCAGCGCGGCCGATCGCGCGAAGGTGGTGGGCAAGCTGGCCGAGCTGCGCGCGCGCCCGGCCACGCTCACGATCACCACGCGGCCGGCCGGCGCGGCGGTGCTGCTCGACGGCAAGCCCGCGGGCGCGGCGCCGCTGGCGGTGCGCGTCGACGGCGGCGCCCACCAGCTCGTGGCCGAGGCCGCCGGCGCCAGGGCGTCGCGCGCGATCACGATCGAGTTCGGCGAGCCTCAGGCCGTCGACCTGACGGTGGCGGCCGGCCGCGGCACGCTCGTGGTCGCGTCGAACGCGCCGGGCGCGACGGTGACGATCGACGGGCGGCCGGTCGGCACGACGCCGTGGTCGGGCGCGGTCGAGGCCGGCCACCACGTCGTGGTGATCGCCGCGCCCGGCTACACCACCACCGAGCGCGCGATCGAGGTGCCGGCCGACGGCAGCGCGCAGATCCAGGGCGCGCTGGGACGGCCGGTCGGCTGGGTCGAGCCGACGCCGCCGACCCGCACCAGCGTGCGCGCGGTGTTCGACTCGGGCACGTACCTCGAGCACGGGTTCGTGGTCGGCATCGCGGCGGGCTACCGGACCGCGACACAGCGCCTCGAGGCCACGACCGGGATGGTGTTCGGCAGCCCCGGGTTCGGCTGGGCGTTCCGCGGCCGGGCGTTCCTGCTGACCGGACCGGTGCGGCCGTACGTCGTCGCCGGCGTCAACTACGGCTTCGCCGGCGGGTCGAGCGCGCTCGCCGGCGGCGGCGTGCTGATCGCGACGGGGCGCGCCGGCGCCGTGAGCATGGAGCTGTTCGCCGAGAGCGGCTACGGCGCCGGCAGCGACGCCGACGGCGGCTTTCGGTTCGTGCCGATCATCGCCGGCGTCAGCTTCGGGCGCTCACAGCCGTGACACCAGCCCGCTGGTGACGATCCAGCGGCCGGCGACGCGCTGCTCGAGCGCGGTCAACCCGGCGCACAGCGCCCGGCGCGACAGCTCGACCGCGGCCCCGCGGTCGACCAGCACGAGGCCGCCACCGTCGGCGGTCGCCGTCGCCCAGGCCGCCAGCGTCGCGGCCCAGTCGGCGCGCGCCCCGACGCCGACGCCGATCACCGCCGCGAACGGCGGCGCGCGCCCCAGCTCGACCAGCGCGTCCGCGGCGTCGGCGCCGACCGCCGTGATCGACCGCCCGCGCGCGGTCAGCGCCCGCGCCAGCCGCGGCGTCGCCAGCACCGCGACCGGGCCGGTCGCGGCCATCGAGGCCAGCGCCGCTTCGACCGCCGGCGCGGCGGTCGCGATCCACAGGCCGTCGAGCACGCGCGCACCCTACCGCCCAGACGGTGGCGCGATCAACCGTTGCGCAGGTACTGGCACCGCGGCGCCTCGAGGTGCGGCGTCACCCAGTTCACGCCCCAGACCTCTTGCAGGAGCGTGCGGAAGTTGCCGTAGCTGACCACGAAGAAGTCGAGCTTGTGGACCTTGATGCCGCCGCCGGTGTCGTCGGCGCGGACGCAGCCGTCGTGGATCGTGCCGTCGGGCAGCCGCAGCCCGTCGAACTCGGGCACGTACAGCGGCTCGCCCAGCGGCACGATCCGCGGGTCGACCGCGACCGACTTGAACGGCACCAGCGTGCGCCGCCGCGCGCCGCGCCCGAACGGGAACAGCTTCGAGTCGAGGAGCTGGAAGCAGGTGCCGGTGCCGTACTTGCACGCGCCGGCGTAGTTGATGACCCGGCCGTCGGCGAGCAGGCCCGAGCCCTCCATGCGCAGGTGCCAGATGAACTTCTCGGAGTAGGTGCCCACGTAGAAGCCGCGGCGATCGTAGATGTCGACGGCGTCGACGTCCTGGTACTCGATCTCGTCGGGCTCGTCGAAGTCGTCCTCGCGCGCCAGCCAGTAGAACCGCAGCGCCCACTGCAGCTCGGGGACGATCGGGTAGCCGCAGCACAGCTTGTTCTTGCCGGCCACGGGCGCGCGCGGCGCGATCGCCACGCCCTCGAGGGCGAGCTTGGAGTCGTCGGCGACGGCGGGCCCGCTGAC harbors:
- a CDS encoding PEGA domain-containing protein — its product is MIASAAGPVHAQPDADARAQAGAAFKRAVAAEGRRDWPTALAEYETAYQLSPHPDVLYNIASVHERTGALRAAATYYQRYLDGSPSAADRAKVVGKLAELRARPATLTITTRPAGAAVLLDGKPAGAAPLAVRVDGGAHQLVAEAAGARASRAITIEFGEPQAVDLTVAAGRGTLVVASNAPGATVTIDGRPVGTTPWSGAVEAGHHVVVIAAPGYTTTERAIEVPADGSAQIQGALGRPVGWVEPTPPTRTSVRAVFDSGTYLEHGFVVGIAAGYRTATQRLEATTGMVFGSPGFGWAFRGRAFLLTGPVRPYVVAGVNYGFAGGSSALAGGGVLIATGRAGAVSMELFAESGYGAGSDADGGFRFVPIIAGVSFGRSQP
- a CDS encoding serine/threonine protein kinase yields the protein MRPDPANDTLVGTVIGGRYQLLRRIGKGGMGLVYEADHLGIGKRVAVKVLLDKYTDDPEVVARFEREARTASSIGDDHIVEVFDAGTTDDGRSYLVMELLIGSSLADIAEATGPMPAARAVPIVRQVLRGLAAAHAKGIVHRDMKPENVFLIQKADRPDFAKIMDFGISKFLQDSESKVRLTATGAVIGTPVYMAPEQALGAGEIDGRVDLYAVGVMLYELLAGRPPFQAPTYIALVTQHLHTPPPPLQLARPDLPTPLVVAVHRALEKDPAARFASAAEMAAAMPTDVELASLDAIATLTGGRTIPDADYTAPGSARGRIAKAAVTPGGAAVPTTSRRPGPTAPPRTTTRLRRWPWMAAVVAVAATIGATTVVIALRPSKRPPAAAGPAAAPSPVLTGSLEIVSDPAGATVEVDGAARGVTPLVVAGLAAGVHEVRLVRDGFAPVVMRKAVREGRDETLSAVMAKAEAPAPADPPRPGGRRGAPAAGAGSARPPASAGSAASPAGSGSGSATSPAGAGSGSATSPAGAGSGSDGGSATPRPRPPKNPEGDPPPPDRKGNPFGS